In Deltaproteobacteria bacterium, one DNA window encodes the following:
- the hflK gene encoding FtsH protease activity modulator HflK — protein MDKLAADFNRLRKRLPSGYILIIIVVLIWILSGIYIVAPDEVGVIKRFGRYTSETGPGPHYHLPYPIETVMKPKVTQVRRFEIGFRVVHPGPPPRYRPVPVEALMLTGDENIVDIQFIVQYLIKHPTNFLFQVADPVKTIRDATEAAMREVVGQNKIDEVLTVGKFRIQQDTKKSLQKILDTYESGLEVVAVQLQKVQPPEQVIASFKDVASAREDQNRYINEAEGYANDIIPKAKGKAAEMVQQAEGYKESKIKRAQGDAARFLALLAEYRKAKEVTRKRLYLETMEEILAESGKFILSQGAAGVLPLLPLQAFGSGQKATEEK, from the coding sequence ATGGATAAACTGGCGGCGGATTTCAATCGTCTGCGCAAGAGGCTGCCTTCCGGTTATATCCTGATCATCATCGTGGTCCTGATCTGGATCCTGTCCGGAATTTACATCGTCGCTCCGGACGAGGTCGGCGTGATTAAACGATTCGGCCGTTATACATCGGAAACCGGACCCGGCCCCCATTACCATCTACCATATCCGATCGAAACGGTCATGAAGCCCAAGGTGACTCAAGTGCGCCGTTTTGAAATCGGCTTTCGGGTGGTGCACCCGGGTCCGCCACCAAGGTATCGTCCCGTTCCGGTGGAGGCCCTCATGCTGACCGGGGATGAGAATATCGTTGATATTCAGTTTATTGTCCAGTATCTGATCAAACATCCGACTAATTTCCTCTTCCAGGTAGCCGATCCGGTCAAGACGATCAGGGATGCCACTGAAGCGGCCATGCGAGAAGTCGTTGGCCAAAACAAAATTGACGAGGTCCTCACCGTAGGCAAATTTCGTATCCAGCAGGACACCAAAAAATCGCTCCAAAAAATCCTTGACACATATGAGTCTGGCCTGGAGGTGGTTGCGGTCCAGCTTCAAAAGGTTCAGCCACCGGAGCAGGTTATTGCTTCCTTTAAAGATGTAGCCTCAGCACGGGAAGATCAGAATCGTTACATAAACGAGGCTGAAGGGTACGCCAATGACATCATACCCAAAGCCAAAGGCAAGGCGGCCGAGATGGTTCAGCAGGCTGAAGGGTATAAAGAATCAAAGATCAAACGCGCCCAGGGCGATGCCGCTCGATTCCTCGCACTGCTGGCGGAATATCGCAAGGCCAAAGAGGTGACCCGCAAGAGGCTCTACCTTGAAACAATGGAGGAAATCCTGGCCGAATCCGGTAAATTCATCCTGTCTCAAGGCGCCGCGGGGGTCCTGCCTCTTCTCCCCTTGCAAGCTTTTGGGTCCGGTCAGAAGGCGACTGAAGAGAAGTAA
- a CDS encoding protease modulator HflC, translating to MSKKLGIIVVIIVVALIVINMVFFTVDETKQAIILQLGKPVGDIKAPGLHMKMPFIQEVKFFERRLLDYDAAPAEILTADKKNLVVDNYAKWQVIDPLQFYKTVRNVSGAMARLDDIIYAELRVELGRHIMIDIITKLRSDIMNSVTERSNTKAKEYGISVRDVRIKRVDLPQENERAVFGRMRAERERQAKKYRSEGQEVSITLRATAERKRTIIIAEGYRKSQSLKGYGDAEATRIYAEAFNQDKEFYAFTRSLEAYRTALAESTTLVLTHDDEFLKYMKKITQ from the coding sequence ATGAGCAAAAAACTAGGAATAATCGTGGTCATTATCGTTGTGGCCCTCATTGTCATCAACATGGTTTTCTTTACCGTGGACGAGACCAAACAGGCCATTATCCTGCAGCTGGGGAAACCGGTCGGCGACATCAAGGCCCCCGGTTTGCACATGAAGATGCCTTTCATACAGGAGGTCAAATTCTTTGAGAGACGCCTCCTGGACTATGATGCGGCTCCAGCGGAAATTCTCACGGCGGATAAAAAGAACCTCGTGGTGGACAACTACGCCAAATGGCAGGTTATTGACCCGCTCCAGTTCTATAAAACCGTGCGTAACGTGAGTGGGGCTATGGCCCGCCTGGACGACATTATCTATGCCGAACTCAGGGTCGAGCTAGGTCGCCACATCATGATTGATATCATTACCAAGCTTCGTTCGGATATCATGAACAGTGTCACCGAGCGTTCTAACACCAAGGCCAAGGAATATGGGATCAGTGTCAGAGATGTGCGAATAAAACGGGTTGACCTGCCCCAGGAGAATGAACGAGCCGTTTTTGGCCGCATGCGGGCCGAGCGGGAACGTCAGGCTAAAAAATACCGCTCTGAAGGCCAGGAGGTCTCAATCACACTCAGGGCTACCGCAGAGAGGAAACGGACTATAATTATAGCTGAGGGTTACCGCAAAAGCCAGTCTCTCAAGGGCTATGGGGATGCCGAGGCAACGCGCATTTATGCGGAAGCGTTTAACCAGGACAAGGAATTCTACGCCTTTACACGCTCCCTGGAGGCCTACCGGACGGCTTTAGCTGAGAGCACTACCTTGGTGCTTACTCACGATGACGAATTCCTCAAATATATGAAGAAAATTACTCAATAG
- a CDS encoding amidohydrolase, protein MNQEIDVLIKGGLILTLEPGAAPISSGYVAIRDGIIVNVGSISDLQEGVKAQKIITTDSGLIMPGLVNAHTHAAMTVFRGLADDLPLSAWLNEHIFPAEAAHVNEDLVYWGTKLALAEMLLSGTTCVGDGYFIEDQTARAVQEVGMRAVLGQGVIDFPAPGQPDPAENVNKAREFIQRWNGVSDLIRPSVFCHSAYTCSSATLVRSKELARETGVILQIHLAETENEVRQILSEQGQTPVRYLDALGLLDESTLAVHCVHVDDEEIDLLSEKKVPVVICPESNMKLASGLARVPEMLKRGVRVSLGTDGPASNNDLNLFGEIRTAALMHKVATRDPTTLPSSQVLNLAVSGGAEALSLTDRIGTLTPGRQADLIVLNLNQPNLKPMYNPFSHLVYAASGHEVSTVVVGGQVLVEDGRLNTLDLDEIMGRVREIAARIKC, encoded by the coding sequence ATGAACCAAGAAATTGATGTGCTCATTAAAGGCGGCTTGATCCTGACCCTGGAGCCAGGGGCGGCTCCCATCAGCAGCGGGTACGTTGCCATCCGCGATGGAATCATTGTCAATGTTGGGTCCATTTCCGACCTTCAGGAAGGAGTCAAGGCCCAAAAAATCATCACAACTGATTCCGGCCTTATCATGCCCGGCCTGGTCAACGCCCACACCCACGCCGCTATGACCGTCTTCCGGGGCCTGGCCGATGATCTGCCTCTTTCTGCCTGGCTGAATGAGCATATTTTCCCGGCTGAGGCCGCTCATGTGAACGAGGACCTTGTTTACTGGGGAACCAAACTGGCCCTGGCCGAGATGCTCCTTTCAGGAACCACCTGTGTCGGGGATGGATACTTTATTGAAGATCAGACCGCCCGGGCGGTTCAGGAAGTGGGGATGCGGGCCGTCTTGGGCCAGGGCGTCATAGATTTTCCAGCGCCTGGCCAGCCGGACCCAGCCGAAAACGTAAACAAGGCGCGGGAGTTTATACAGCGCTGGAACGGGGTTTCCGACCTGATCAGGCCTTCCGTCTTCTGCCATTCTGCGTACACCTGCTCTTCTGCTACGCTGGTGCGCAGTAAGGAGCTGGCCCGGGAAACCGGTGTCATCCTGCAAATTCATCTGGCTGAAACTGAGAATGAGGTCAGGCAAATCCTTTCGGAACAGGGTCAGACGCCGGTTCGTTACCTCGATGCCCTGGGCCTCCTGGATGAATCCACCCTGGCCGTGCATTGCGTCCACGTAGATGATGAAGAGATTGATCTTTTGTCTGAGAAAAAGGTTCCGGTGGTTATCTGCCCGGAAAGTAATATGAAACTGGCTTCAGGACTGGCCCGGGTGCCCGAGATGTTAAAAAGAGGGGTGCGTGTCTCTTTAGGCACCGATGGCCCGGCAAGCAATAATGACCTCAATCTCTTCGGAGAGATTCGCACCGCGGCGTTGATGCACAAGGTCGCAACCCGGGACCCCACCACGCTTCCGTCGTCCCAGGTTTTGAACCTGGCCGTATCAGGCGGGGCTGAGGCCCTCAGCCTGACTGACCGAATCGGGACATTGACCCCAGGGCGGCAGGCCGACCTGATTGTCTTGAATCTCAACCAGCCCAACCTCAAACCCATGTATAACCCTTTCTCCCACCTGGTTTATGCCGCTTCCGGCCATGAGGTCAGCACCGTTGTCGTGGGCGGCCAGGTCCTGGTCGAGGACGGTCGGCTAAACACGCTTGACCTGGACGAGATCATGGGGCGGGTTCGGGAAATCGCGGCGCGGATAAAATGTTAA